A window of Lodderomyces elongisporus chromosome 8, complete sequence genomic DNA:
CTACACACCACATTGCACACAGGGTAAACACACGTTCCCCTAAGAAGAAGTAGGATtcaacatatatatatatatatataaataacaTCAAATATACTGGTATGTGGTTGCAGTGTTGAGAAATATCGTTAGAGTGATTCATTGCAAATACAACATATTCACTTTAGTACACATGTAAGTATGCATTATGCTGAATGGACAGAGACTTCAGTATCGCTGGAATTTCAAGTCTCAAAGTTTGTACCTTCTAAAGTTATCAATTATCCATCAATCTAGTATTAAAAACTATAAATTATACTATGCATTTGTTAGCTAactagtttcttttttgttgttgttgctgttgttgctgttgttgctgttgttgctcttcactttttcattcattccGTCCCCAGACACTCAATATTCCTGCTCGCCAATCAATCTCAACAAAAGATTCTGCAATTGTCTTCTACCTTTGGGACTTCTCCATATGAAATGGTCACTATTCTCAGCCACTACCCATTCAGCAGTCTTTTTACTCAAATGTGTCAACTCTCGTTGCCATTTACCCCAGTTCATTGATTTCTTAATCATGAAATCGGAGGAAATCACCCCCAATGGAATCTCGTTGATGTCAGTTTCTTTAATCTCATTGTAAGAAAGTATTCCCGAAACCAATTGCTCTTGACATCTGGCTCTAATGTATCTTGAACTCCAATACATATCTCTGCCATAAATTCTACTCTTACTTGAGTACCTCATTGGATGTACAAACCAATGAAGGTCAGGGATTATACCCAAGGGCGAGATAAACCCCTTGAGCCACAACTTTAATCCAGTAATATTATCCATCACTTCCAATGCATTTTTAAACACCCTCGAAGACTCATTCTTCTtaccattaccaccactaaaAGGCCACTTCTTTAATAGGTCGGCAGACCATGCATCAACCAATAAAATCAGCTGGATTTGACCACGATGCCTATTGGCAAACATCCTGGCGTACAATCCACCAATATCAAAACCAACCACGGTGAATGGTCCTTCAATCTTCTCCTTGGCCAACGCCTCAGATAAATATTCACTAACAATCCCAATAGAATCTGGTGGCGGTGCAGAATCTGACCATGCATATCCTGGTCTATCCCAAATACAGTACCGTTCAACTTTATCCAACTGATACAATTCCTCAATCCATTCCTGGAAAACCTCACTCGATGTAATTTGTCCACCCTCGACTAGCACTATAGGTTGAGTTGCTTTTCCCGTGCTATTGTGAACATCGCCAAAACACGCCAAATGCACTCTAAACAGGTCATTGTCAACTGGGATCAATTTTCCCCACGGCTTTTCATGTGTGTCAAAACACGCCAACCACAAGGTTAAACTGATACACCAAATTATCCagagaatgaaaatttcaaaCACAACCTTGAGTAAAATCACCGCCAATTCTTTAACAgactttctcttttcaatgCGCCC
This region includes:
- a CDS encoding uncharacterized protein (BUSCO:EOG09261YRA), whose amino-acid sequence is MSQYKATDNDPVPRRASNDQEHREGNHSPLGHSTRLRDEEPHPTSSRSVPREDLDSATASSSASTDRLETQPLLDPDDPQVSPLNLDRIKILKLVQSILVIVNLVLFIILLFSEFFAIPGFNNRGKSFLEMDLALICLFINSVNNFFFVIPAKIERVIGYVVSGLLVLDLVVILLVPETRILMGWLGIGLILWTAINSLLNSLIDYWVEEGKHYQEIRLTGRIEKRKSVKELAVILLKVVFEIFILWIIWCISLTLWLACFDTHEKPWGKLIPVDNDSFRVHLACFGDVHNSTGKATQPIVLVEGGQITSSEVFQEWIEELYQLDKVERYCIWDRPGYAWSDSAPPPDSIGIVSEYLSEALAKEKIEGPFTVVGFDIGGLYARMFANRHRGQIQSILLVDAWSADLLKKWPFSGGNGKKNESSRVFKNALEVMDNITGLKLWLKGFISPLGIIPDLHWFVHPMRYSSKSRIYGRDMYWSSRYIRARCQEQLVSGILSYNEIKETDINEIPLGVISSDFMIKKSMNWGKWQRELTHLSKKTAEWVVAENSDHFIWRSPKGRRQLQNLLLRLIGEQEY